Proteins found in one Coffea eugenioides isolate CCC68of chromosome 5, Ceug_1.0, whole genome shotgun sequence genomic segment:
- the LOC113771984 gene encoding uncharacterized protein LOC113771984 → MVAFPVETASSLDPEQLEQRRLTEAVANETIENFVTCIHRARLAGLSRDIMVSWSKSLMGHSLHILVENPSEENHSTCKIDLKTWQFWGKKGLKSFKVGERRVDVFWDLRTANFSSSPEPVSDYYVALVSEKELVLLLGDQKTEAYKRTRSKPSPMDAALVHKKESVFAKRCFCTRTMLGKGKKEHHIIIESALSGPYDPEMWISVDGVESLRIPNLHWRFRGNEILLVDDVPVQIFWDVHDWLYNSNESGPGTFIFMQGTLECEFDNDYGRRNLDHDAPSGDNCDLRPEELSCTEFCHFLYAWMTE, encoded by the coding sequence ATGGTTGCATTCCCTGTGGAAACTGCATCCTCTTTGGATCCTGAGCAACTTGAGCAGAGACGATTAACGGAGGCCGTGGCAAATGAAACTATAGAGAATTTTGTAACCTGCATCCACAGGGCCAGACTTGCAGGATTGTCTCGGGACATCATGGTATCATGGTCCAAAAGTTTAATGGGCCACTCTCTTCACATCTTGGTTGAGAACCCTTCTGAGGAAAATCATTCAACATGCAAAATAGATCTCAAAACCTGGCAGTTTTGGGGCAAAAAAGGTCTAAAATCCTTCAAAGTTGGCGAAAGAAGAGTGGATGTCTTTTGGGATTTAAGGACAGCAAATTTTTCCAGCAGCCCGGAACCAGTCTCTGATTACTATGTTGCTTTGGTCTCTGAAAAAGAGCTTGTTTTATTGCTTGGTGATCAAAAGACAGAAGCATATAAAAGAACCAGGTCAAAACCGTCGCCGATGGATGCTGCATTAGTGCATAAGAAAGAGAGTGTTTTTGCCAAGAGGTGTTTTTGCACCAGAACCATGTTGGGCAAAGGTAAAAAGGAACATCACATCATAATCGAGTCTGCTCTATCAGGGCCTTATGATCCTGAAATGTGGATTAGTGTGGATGGCGTTGAGTCGCTACGAATTCCCAACTTGCATTGGAGATTCAGGGGAAATGAAATTCTATTAGTGGATGACGTGCCTGTACAGATTTTCTGGGATGTGCACGATTGGTTATACAATAGCAATGAATCAGGACCTGGGACATTCATTTTCATGCAAGGTACTCTTGAATGTGAATTTGATAACGACTATGGTAGAAGAAATTTAGACCATGATGCTCCAAGTGGTGATAATTGTGATTTAAGACCGGAAGAATTATCCTGCACTGAATTCTGCCATTTCCTTTATGCTTGGATGACAGAATGA